A single region of the Streptococcus sanguinis genome encodes:
- the rplU gene encoding 50S ribosomal protein L21, translating to MSTYAIIKTGGKQVKVEVGQAIYVEKLNAEAGQDVTFDEVVLVGGENTVVGTPLVAGASVVGTVEKQGKQKKVVTYKYKPKKGSHRKQGHRQPYTKVVINAINA from the coding sequence ATGAGCACATACGCAATCATTAAAACTGGCGGAAAACAAGTTAAAGTTGAAGTTGGTCAAGCAATCTACGTTGAAAAGTTGAACGCTGAAGCTGGTCAAGACGTTACTTTTGACGAAGTTGTTCTTGTTGGTGGTGAAAACACTGTTGTCGGAACTCCGCTTGTTGCTGGAGCTTCTGTTGTCGGAACTGTTGAAAAACAAGGCAAGCAAAAGAAAGTTGTTACTTATAAGTACAAACCTAAAAAAGGCAGCCATCGTAAACAAGGTCACCGTCAACCATATACAAAAGTTGTCATCAACGCTATCAACGCTTAA
- a CDS encoding cysteine desulfurase family protein: MIYLDNSATTKPYPEVLAAYTEVASKIWGNPSSLHSLGSQATRLLEASRKQIAELLGKSSSEIFFTSGGTEGDNWVLKGVAFEKVPFGKHIIVSNIEHPAVKESALWLQSQGFEVDFAPVDNSGFVEVDKLAELIRPDTTLISIMAVNNEIGSIQPIQKISELLADKPTISFHVDAVQAVTKIPTAAYLTDRVDFATFSSHKFHGVRGVGFVYIKSGKKISPLLTGGGQESDKRSTTENLAGIAATAKALRLSMEKQEAFAQRTTQMKKILLEELQKYPDVVIFSDMEDFAPHILTFGIKGVRGEVVVHAFEDYEIYISTTSACSSKVGKPAGTLIAMGVEKSLAQTAVRISLDLDNDMSQMEQFLTTFKIIYEKTRKVR, translated from the coding sequence ATGATTTATTTAGATAATTCAGCGACAACCAAACCTTATCCTGAGGTTTTGGCCGCTTACACAGAAGTAGCTTCTAAAATCTGGGGAAATCCATCCAGTCTGCACAGTTTAGGCAGTCAGGCAACCCGTCTCTTAGAAGCTTCACGCAAGCAAATAGCAGAGCTTTTAGGCAAGTCTTCATCGGAGATTTTTTTTACGTCCGGAGGAACTGAAGGGGACAACTGGGTGCTAAAGGGAGTTGCTTTTGAAAAGGTTCCTTTTGGCAAACACATCATCGTATCTAATATTGAGCATCCCGCGGTTAAAGAATCAGCCCTCTGGTTGCAGAGTCAGGGATTTGAAGTCGATTTTGCTCCAGTGGATAATTCTGGTTTTGTTGAGGTAGACAAGCTAGCGGAGCTAATTCGACCAGACACCACTCTAATCTCCATCATGGCTGTCAATAATGAAATCGGCAGTATTCAGCCCATTCAGAAAATATCCGAACTGCTAGCAGACAAGCCGACTATTTCCTTTCATGTGGACGCTGTACAGGCTGTTACGAAGATTCCAACAGCTGCTTATCTGACGGATCGCGTTGATTTTGCGACATTTTCCAGTCATAAATTTCACGGTGTCCGGGGAGTAGGATTTGTCTATATCAAGTCTGGCAAGAAAATCAGTCCGCTTTTGACTGGTGGAGGTCAGGAGTCGGACAAGCGCTCCACAACAGAAAATTTAGCTGGCATTGCTGCGACAGCTAAAGCTCTGCGTTTGTCCATGGAAAAGCAAGAAGCATTTGCCCAGCGGACGACTCAGATGAAGAAGATTCTTCTTGAAGAACTGCAGAAGTATCCAGATGTGGTGATTTTCTCAGACATGGAAGATTTCGCCCCCCATATACTAACCTTTGGTATCAAGGGAGTGCGGGGTGAAGTCGTCGTCCATGCGTTTGAAGACTACGAGATCTATATCTCGACTACCAGTGCTTGCTCTTCTAAGGTCGGTAAGCCTGCAGGAACCCTAATCGCTATGGGCGTCGAAAAGTCTCTGGCTCAAACTGCTGTTCGCATCAGTTTGGATCTTGACAATGATATGAGTCAGATGGAGCAGTTTTTGACAACTTTTAAAATTATTTACGAAAAAACCAGAAAAGTAAGGTAA
- the rpmA gene encoding 50S ribosomal protein L27, producing the protein MLKMNLANLQLFAHKKGGGSTSNGRDSQAKRLGAKAADGQTVTGGSILYRQRGTHIHAGVNVGRGGDDTLFAKVEGVVRFERKGRDKKQVSVYPIAK; encoded by the coding sequence ATGTTAAAAATGAATCTTGCTAACTTGCAACTATTCGCCCACAAAAAAGGTGGAGGTTCTACATCTAACGGACGTGATTCACAAGCGAAACGTCTGGGAGCTAAAGCAGCTGACGGTCAAACCGTAACAGGCGGCTCTATCCTTTACCGTCAACGCGGCACTCATATCCATGCAGGTGTCAATGTTGGACGCGGCGGAGATGATACTTTGTTCGCAAAGGTTGAAGGCGTAGTACGCTTTGAACGCAAAGGACGCGATAAGAAACAAGTTTCTGTTTACCCAATCGCTAAATAA
- a CDS encoding glycoside hydrolase family 3 N-terminal domain-containing protein: MPMMKRYKLLLALALSLLVFWPLGAIKADTANQPPESANQSEQASAAVVTDSSDSGVGGSGTPSQDSQIAEKALPVSDAPSVAATETAASTKEGNTGNLVEDSAKPATAQPAEVLSAANQTQDQEASDAPPASKRVQQLVADMTLRQKITQMLMPDFRKWQQGGQAAQSDMTELNKEVAEAVDKYDFGGVILFAENVKGTAQTLALTQALQQAAISNQANNGKLPLLLAIDQEGGIVYRLGSGTALPGNMAVGATRDPELANQAGQIIGRELSALGLNVNFAPVFDTNNNPQNPVIGLRSFSSDPKVVARLGTAMMEGIQKYNVAVAAKHFPGHGDTAVDSHTGLPLVDKSYSELEALELLPFKAAIDKNADMLMTAHIQYPQIEKDTVISKQTGETIYIPATLSDDIITGIVRKKFGYKGVVVSDAMGMDAIAKNFGESEAAIMAIKSGVDVVLMPTVLRSKSDLAKIDKIINDIEQAVKRGDIPVSRLDESVTRILNLKEKRGILDFDPSERTQEKAEATVGSEFNRDTERKIAASAVTVVKNDNTVLPFKVKSGDRILMLAAYDDEVPGLELGVKRLIADGVIPAGVTYEALNYSKTTKLEDLKGKIDQATHLVLISEIGRQSQLASDFWLTRVPTEVVDYANETGKQAVIMSISKPYDVANYPNAKAIVAVYGNKGMDPTESLKPDNAFGPNIPAGVEVVFNGQNHIGKLPVNVPLIKDGIMSETEVAYPIGHGLFYTDPVKDIKVNIPASAQLDQPFTATVTLSGLNGLEKNDYRLALKVDSQHFNILPSPDYTISGDTVLISKKANDTNPVEISLKGLVEGQFSPVLSLTLIDSQDREFSMGEGYYKELVQIAAAGQNMIPGQQTPPQLSLSSVEPVSSRRQLSQQAAQFNQLPKTGDSSSLFLVLLGALFLFGAVYLYDLSSRRL, encoded by the coding sequence ATGCCTATGATGAAAAGGTATAAATTGCTATTGGCACTTGCCTTGTCATTGCTTGTTTTTTGGCCATTGGGAGCCATAAAAGCGGATACAGCCAATCAGCCGCCGGAATCTGCTAACCAGTCTGAACAAGCAAGTGCTGCAGTTGTAACGGACTCTTCTGATAGTGGTGTAGGAGGTAGTGGTACGCCAAGTCAGGATAGTCAGATTGCCGAAAAAGCCTTGCCAGTCTCTGATGCTCCGTCAGTTGCAGCTACTGAAACTGCTGCTTCAACCAAAGAAGGCAATACTGGTAATTTAGTAGAAGATTCTGCCAAACCAGCGACTGCCCAGCCTGCAGAAGTTCTCTCAGCTGCCAATCAGACGCAGGATCAGGAAGCGAGTGATGCGCCGCCGGCTTCTAAGAGAGTGCAGCAGCTTGTGGCGGATATGACGCTTCGTCAGAAGATTACCCAGATGCTGATGCCAGACTTCAGAAAATGGCAGCAAGGGGGTCAAGCCGCCCAGTCTGATATGACGGAGCTTAATAAAGAAGTGGCAGAAGCGGTTGATAAATACGACTTTGGCGGAGTTATTCTTTTTGCTGAGAATGTGAAAGGAACTGCTCAAACCTTGGCCTTGACGCAAGCCCTGCAGCAAGCAGCTATCAGCAATCAAGCTAATAATGGCAAGTTGCCGCTTTTGCTCGCGATTGACCAAGAAGGTGGTATCGTCTATCGTTTGGGCAGCGGGACAGCTCTTCCTGGGAACATGGCAGTTGGCGCGACGCGTGATCCGGAATTGGCTAATCAAGCAGGTCAAATTATCGGACGGGAATTATCGGCTTTAGGTTTGAATGTCAACTTTGCCCCAGTTTTTGACACAAATAACAATCCGCAGAATCCCGTTATTGGTTTGCGTTCCTTCTCTTCAGATCCTAAGGTGGTTGCCCGTTTGGGAACGGCTATGATGGAGGGGATTCAGAAATACAATGTCGCAGTAGCGGCTAAGCATTTCCCTGGGCATGGCGATACGGCGGTGGATTCTCACACTGGTCTGCCTCTGGTAGATAAGTCCTATTCGGAGTTAGAGGCACTGGAGTTGCTGCCTTTCAAAGCTGCCATTGACAAAAACGCTGATATGCTGATGACTGCCCATATTCAGTATCCTCAGATTGAAAAAGACACGGTTATATCTAAACAAACTGGGGAAACTATCTATATCCCTGCCACCTTGTCTGATGACATTATTACCGGCATTGTTCGCAAGAAATTTGGCTACAAGGGAGTTGTGGTATCTGATGCTATGGGGATGGATGCGATTGCCAAAAACTTCGGAGAATCTGAAGCGGCTATCATGGCAATCAAGTCTGGTGTAGATGTGGTGCTGATGCCAACCGTCTTACGTAGCAAGAGTGATTTAGCCAAGATTGATAAGATTATCAACGATATTGAACAGGCGGTTAAGAGAGGCGATATTCCAGTCAGCAGATTGGATGAGTCAGTGACCCGTATCTTGAACCTAAAAGAAAAAAGGGGTATTTTAGACTTTGACCCATCTGAGCGAACTCAGGAAAAGGCTGAAGCAACTGTTGGCTCAGAGTTTAACAGAGATACTGAACGAAAAATCGCTGCTAGTGCAGTGACCGTAGTTAAAAACGATAATACTGTTCTGCCCTTTAAGGTTAAATCTGGCGATAGAATTTTGATGCTAGCGGCTTATGACGATGAAGTACCTGGACTAGAGCTGGGTGTCAAGCGTCTGATAGCGGACGGAGTGATTCCAGCAGGTGTCACATATGAAGCGCTAAACTACAGCAAAACAACCAAGTTAGAAGATTTGAAAGGAAAGATTGATCAAGCGACTCACCTTGTCTTAATCTCTGAAATTGGTCGTCAATCTCAACTGGCCAGCGATTTCTGGCTGACAAGAGTTCCGACTGAAGTCGTGGACTACGCAAATGAAACTGGAAAACAAGCAGTTATCATGAGCATTTCTAAACCTTATGATGTAGCGAATTATCCAAATGCCAAGGCTATTGTAGCAGTTTATGGAAACAAGGGCATGGATCCAACAGAGTCTCTGAAGCCTGACAATGCCTTCGGCCCTAATATCCCAGCTGGTGTGGAAGTCGTTTTTAATGGTCAAAATCATATTGGGAAGTTACCAGTAAATGTGCCGCTCATCAAGGATGGTATCATGTCAGAGACAGAGGTTGCCTATCCTATCGGGCATGGTCTCTTTTATACCGATCCAGTTAAGGATATCAAAGTCAATATCCCTGCATCTGCTCAGCTAGATCAGCCTTTTACAGCTACGGTTACCCTGAGTGGACTAAACGGTCTAGAGAAAAATGACTACCGTCTTGCCCTTAAGGTGGATAGTCAGCATTTCAACATCCTGCCAAGTCCTGACTATACCATCTCTGGCGATACTGTTCTGATTTCTAAAAAAGCTAATGATACCAATCCGGTTGAGATCAGCTTGAAAGGATTAGTAGAGGGTCAGTTCAGTCCAGTGCTTTCCCTGACCTTGATTGACAGTCAGGACAGAGAATTCAGCATGGGAGAAGGTTATTACAAGGAGCTTGTTCAGATTGCTGCAGCTGGGCAGAACATGATTCCAGGCCAACAAACTCCTCCTCAGTTGAGTTTGAGTTCTGTTGAACCTGTAAGTTCTCGTCGGCAGCTAAGTCAGCAGGCTGCACAGTTTAATCAGCTTCCCAAAACAGGAGACAGCAGCAGTTTGTTCTTAGTCTTGCTGGGTGCTTTGTTCTTGTTTGGGGCTGTCTATCTGTATGACTTGTCTTCTCGCAGACTATAA
- a CDS encoding peptide ABC transporter substrate-binding protein yields MKASKWLIATGIALSAGLLLTACSQSSSSTNNYTYVYSSDPDSLNYLATNRATTGDVISNLVDGLFENDKYGNLVPSIAKSWTVSKDGLTYTYKLRDDAKWYTSDGEEYAEVKAQDFVTGLKYAADENSEAIYLVQDSVKGLDAYIKGEDKNFDNVGVKAIDDHTLQYTLARPEPYWNSKTTSTILFPVNEEFLKAEGSNFGSVKPSSILYNGPYLLKSLTSKSVMEFVKNQNYYDKDNVTLDSIKLTYYDGNDQEALIRNFSDGVYSTARLYPNSSGFASVKKKYADNIVYSPQDSTSYYYNFNYNRQSYNHTSKTTDAQKSATNEAIMNKDFRQAINFAFDRTSYGAQGNGEDGATKVLRNTLVPPSFVQIGDKDFGTVVGEKLVNYGNQWQGIDLSDAQDPYYNPEKAKAKFAEAKQALQAKGVEFPIHLDMPVDQSSTIGVQWASSTKQSIESALGAENVVIDLQKMSTDDLNNITYFANSAAQKDYDMSTGGWTGDYQDPSTYLDTLNIKNGGSLQNFGFEPGQDNDKIKELGLDTYTKMLEEANAETNDVQLRYEKYAEAEAWLLDSGLIIPTVSQGATPSVTKSVPFTKAYSPVGVKGSAYNFKLTQLQKDVVTTKEYEAAKKKWKEEATAANKKAQEELADHVEK; encoded by the coding sequence ATGAAAGCATCAAAGTGGTTGATTGCGACTGGAATTGCACTGAGTGCCGGGCTATTGCTAACGGCTTGTAGCCAGTCTTCATCTAGCACAAATAATTATACTTACGTTTATAGTTCAGACCCTGACAGCTTGAACTATCTTGCTACAAACCGTGCAACGACAGGTGATGTCATTTCCAATTTGGTCGATGGACTTTTTGAAAATGACAAGTACGGGAATCTAGTTCCCTCAATCGCCAAGTCATGGACAGTTTCTAAGGACGGTTTGACATATACTTATAAGCTGCGTGATGATGCTAAATGGTACACATCCGATGGTGAAGAATATGCAGAAGTAAAAGCTCAGGACTTTGTGACTGGCTTGAAGTATGCAGCGGATGAAAATTCTGAAGCTATTTATCTAGTTCAGGACTCTGTGAAGGGCTTGGATGCTTATATCAAGGGTGAAGATAAGAATTTTGACAATGTTGGTGTCAAAGCTATTGATGACCATACCCTGCAATACACTCTGGCTCGCCCTGAGCCATATTGGAACTCTAAAACGACCAGCACGATTCTTTTCCCAGTCAATGAAGAGTTTCTGAAAGCAGAAGGAAGCAATTTTGGCTCTGTCAAGCCATCTAGCATCCTCTACAATGGTCCTTACTTGCTCAAGTCGCTGACTTCCAAGTCTGTGATGGAATTTGTCAAGAACCAAAACTACTACGATAAAGATAATGTGACTCTAGATAGCATCAAGCTAACCTATTATGATGGAAATGATCAGGAAGCGTTGATTCGTAACTTTAGCGATGGCGTTTATAGCACAGCTCGTCTCTATCCAAATAGCTCAGGCTTTGCTTCAGTCAAGAAGAAATACGCGGACAATATCGTTTACAGCCCGCAGGATTCTACTTCTTATTACTATAATTTTAACTACAACCGTCAGTCTTACAATCATACTTCTAAAACAACAGACGCTCAAAAATCTGCGACCAACGAAGCAATCATGAACAAGGACTTCCGTCAGGCTATTAACTTTGCCTTTGACCGTACATCTTATGGTGCGCAAGGAAATGGTGAAGACGGAGCGACTAAGGTCTTGAGAAATACATTGGTACCACCTAGCTTTGTCCAAATTGGCGACAAGGATTTTGGAACTGTTGTTGGAGAAAAATTAGTCAACTATGGCAACCAATGGCAAGGAATTGACCTCTCTGACGCTCAAGATCCTTACTACAATCCTGAAAAAGCTAAGGCGAAATTTGCAGAAGCGAAGCAAGCCTTGCAGGCTAAGGGAGTTGAATTCCCAATTCACTTAGATATGCCTGTGGATCAGTCTAGCACCATTGGCGTTCAATGGGCTAGCTCAACCAAGCAGTCTATCGAATCGGCTCTTGGAGCGGAAAATGTCGTCATTGACCTGCAAAAGATGAGCACAGACGATCTTAATAACATCACCTATTTTGCTAACTCTGCTGCTCAGAAAGACTATGATATGTCTACTGGTGGTTGGACTGGTGACTACCAAGACCCATCTACCTATCTTGATACTCTCAATATCAAGAACGGCGGAAGCTTGCAAAACTTTGGTTTTGAGCCAGGTCAAGACAATGATAAGATTAAAGAGCTAGGCTTGGATACTTATACCAAGATGCTGGAAGAAGCCAATGCTGAAACCAACGATGTGCAGCTGCGTTACGAAAAGTATGCAGAAGCGGAAGCTTGGTTGCTAGATAGCGGCTTGATTATTCCGACTGTTTCACAAGGAGCAACACCGTCTGTTACTAAATCAGTGCCATTTACGAAGGCCTACTCACCAGTTGGTGTCAAAGGTTCAGCTTACAACTTCAAGCTGACCCAGCTTCAGAAGGATGTTGTAACGACCAAAGAATAC
- a CDS encoding vWA domain-containing protein, with product MEKESFKLPGFSLYKLKVGLASATLLFAFSQASHVFADQVGTPPSSGIAKTEAVSSPIEAAGTEIAADTTKPVVEESAAKPGDLIDVSKNVSPVDVKESQEGNQTVHVETTTVDVTKTEVAPGKVDKAPDPITRRTENTLSGTDENGNPYTQYERVDKTTTITYTSTPPTVTKAGSADIVFVVDRSGSMGGTIDIVRANINEFVRNITKEGITARFGLATFSDEVYGRNSGSKDEDTVLTRFGSSYFTTDPAELEKALAAIRIASGGDTPETPTPALNQIISTYDWSKSSKNKKFVVLLTDAEMKEDPSIPTVADTLAALKAAGIERTVATVKAIEGIYKNFATEGRVLDIENNLADALTKGTTSWIVESVNEARYYKIIKDSYQFYLERRTTMPISTVYHVQAPTLLAKSEQSLPKTGSSEKAVYSVVGLGLLLAGLGLGISVRKSKEQ from the coding sequence ATGGAAAAAGAATCATTTAAACTTCCAGGCTTTTCATTGTACAAATTGAAAGTTGGATTAGCATCAGCAACTCTTCTATTTGCCTTTTCACAAGCTTCGCATGTTTTTGCAGACCAGGTTGGGACACCACCTTCAAGTGGTATTGCAAAAACTGAAGCAGTAAGCTCTCCGATTGAAGCTGCTGGTACTGAAATTGCTGCTGATACAACGAAACCTGTTGTTGAAGAATCCGCAGCGAAACCAGGAGATTTGATCGATGTCTCAAAAAATGTATCGCCTGTTGATGTCAAAGAAAGTCAAGAAGGCAATCAAACAGTCCATGTAGAAACGACAACCGTTGATGTTACAAAGACGGAAGTGGCTCCAGGAAAGGTTGATAAGGCGCCAGATCCAATAACTAGACGTACTGAAAATACTTTATCTGGCACAGATGAAAATGGGAATCCCTATACGCAGTACGAGCGAGTAGATAAGACTACAACCATTACCTACACCTCAACGCCACCAACTGTAACAAAAGCTGGTTCAGCTGATATTGTCTTTGTTGTCGACCGTTCAGGATCCATGGGTGGCACAATTGATATTGTTCGTGCAAATATTAATGAATTTGTGCGAAATATTACTAAAGAGGGGATTACAGCACGTTTTGGCTTGGCAACATTTAGTGATGAAGTCTACGGCCGTAATTCTGGCAGCAAAGATGAAGATACGGTTCTAACACGTTTTGGGTCATCTTATTTTACAACTGATCCGGCTGAGCTCGAAAAAGCGTTGGCTGCAATTCGTATAGCGAGTGGAGGAGATACTCCAGAAACACCAACTCCTGCCCTGAACCAGATTATTTCAACCTATGATTGGTCTAAGTCATCTAAAAATAAGAAATTCGTCGTTTTATTGACAGATGCTGAAATGAAAGAAGATCCTTCAATTCCGACAGTTGCTGATACACTTGCGGCTCTAAAAGCTGCTGGTATAGAAAGAACTGTAGCGACGGTAAAAGCGATTGAGGGAATTTACAAAAATTTTGCAACAGAAGGCAGAGTGCTTGATATCGAAAATAACTTAGCTGATGCTCTGACAAAGGGAACCACTTCATGGATTGTTGAAAGTGTCAATGAAGCTCGTTACTATAAGATCATAAAAGATAGTTATCAATTCTATCTTGAGCGTCGTACTACAATGCCTATATCTACCGTCTACCATGTTCAGGCACCAACACTTTTGGCCAAATCTGAACAGTCTCTTCCTAAAACAGGAAGTAGCGAAAAGGCAGTCTATAGTGTTGTGGGGCTTGGTTTGCTTCTGGCTGGATTGGGGCTAGGTATTAGTGTAAGAAAATCAAAAGAACAATAA
- a CDS encoding ribosomal-processing cysteine protease Prp: MIQAVFERAEDGELRRAEITGHAASGEYGFDVVCASVSTLAINFVNSVEKFAGYEPNLELNEIEGGYLKVEIPQDIPSHQREMTQLFFESFFLGMANLSEDSSEFVQTRVITEN, translated from the coding sequence ATGATACAAGCAGTCTTTGAAAGAGCCGAAGATGGCGAACTGAGGCGTGCAGAAATCACAGGTCACGCCGCGAGTGGTGAATACGGCTTTGATGTCGTGTGTGCGTCCGTTTCGACGCTCGCCATTAATTTTGTCAATTCAGTTGAGAAATTCGCAGGCTACGAACCAAACTTAGAATTAAACGAAATAGAAGGCGGTTATCTGAAGGTTGAAATTCCTCAGGATATACCGTCACACCAAAGAGAAATGACTCAGCTTTTCTTTGAATCATTTTTCCTAGGAATGGCAAACTTATCGGAGGACTCTTCTGAGTTCGTCCAAACCAGAGTTATCACAGAAAACTAA
- the thiI gene encoding tRNA uracil 4-sulfurtransferase ThiI translates to MQYSEIMVRYGELSTKGKNRMRFINKLKRNIQAVLSIYPRVHVKADRDRTHIYLQGTDYKPVAESLKQIFGIQNFSPSYKIEKSVPALIEAVQSIMKEVYQEGMTFKITSKRSDHSFELDSRELNHTLGDAVFEAIPNVQVKMKAPDIELRVEIREEAAYISYETIRGAGGLPVGTSGKGMLMLSGGIDSPVAGYLALKRGVDIEAVHFASPPYTSPGALKKAQDLTRKLTKFGGNIQFIEVPFTEIQEEIKAKAPEAYLMTLTRRFMMRITDRIREERSAQVIINGESLGQVASQTIESMQAINAVTNTPVIRPVVTMDKLEIIDIAEKIDTFQISIQPFEDCCTIFAPDRPKTNPKIKNAEKYETYLDVEGLVERAVAGIMITEIRPQAEADEVDELIEGLL, encoded by the coding sequence ATGCAATATTCAGAAATTATGGTGCGCTACGGTGAGCTCTCAACCAAGGGCAAGAACCGCATGCGCTTTATCAACAAACTCAAACGCAATATCCAAGCTGTCTTATCAATCTATCCGCGGGTTCATGTCAAGGCTGACCGTGACCGCACTCATATCTATCTGCAAGGAACCGATTATAAGCCAGTCGCTGAATCGCTCAAGCAGATTTTTGGGATTCAGAATTTCTCGCCGTCTTACAAAATCGAAAAGTCTGTACCAGCCCTAATCGAGGCTGTTCAATCTATCATGAAGGAAGTCTATCAAGAGGGCATGACCTTTAAGATTACCAGCAAGCGCAGTGATCACAGTTTTGAATTGGATAGCCGCGAGCTTAACCATACACTTGGTGATGCTGTTTTTGAGGCTATTCCCAATGTTCAGGTCAAGATGAAAGCGCCGGATATTGAGCTACGGGTCGAAATTCGTGAAGAAGCGGCCTATATTTCTTATGAGACGATTCGTGGTGCTGGAGGCCTGCCAGTTGGTACTTCAGGAAAGGGTATGCTCATGCTGTCGGGAGGAATTGACTCACCAGTAGCCGGCTATTTGGCTCTCAAGCGCGGTGTAGATATTGAGGCGGTTCACTTTGCCAGTCCACCTTACACCAGTCCAGGTGCGTTGAAAAAAGCTCAAGATTTGACGCGAAAACTGACCAAGTTTGGTGGCAACATCCAGTTTATCGAAGTGCCTTTTACAGAGATTCAAGAGGAAATCAAGGCCAAGGCTCCAGAAGCCTACCTCATGACACTGACTCGTCGCTTTATGATGCGTATTACAGACCGGATTCGGGAGGAGCGGAGCGCTCAAGTCATTATCAACGGAGAAAGTCTTGGTCAGGTGGCAAGTCAAACGATTGAGAGTATGCAGGCTATCAACGCTGTAACCAATACACCGGTTATCCGTCCTGTCGTGACCATGGACAAGCTGGAAATCATTGACATTGCTGAAAAAATCGATACTTTCCAAATCTCTATCCAACCATTTGAAGACTGCTGTACCATTTTTGCTCCAGACCGACCTAAAACTAATCCGAAAATCAAGAATGCTGAGAAGTACGAAACTTACCTAGATGTTGAAGGTTTGGTTGAGCGCGCTGTCGCAGGAATCATGATTACAGAAATCAGACCGCAAGCAGAGGCTGATGAAGTTGACGAGCTGATTGAGGGGCTGCTGTAA
- a CDS encoding methyltransferase family protein: MLAVFLLIPFLLIRFPLLSHFGKNALSRAAYFAPVQGKEKIAYMIYQLSNLALFITSFLLEIKFDFSVYFYAGVAIYLLGLALCAISMRDFARPDENGMNTKGFYRYSRNPMYVAYLVCFLGIAFLTKSMIFILILVMFQTAAHWCLEKFGKSYQEYQDRVRRYI, translated from the coding sequence ATGCTTGCTGTTTTTCTCTTAATTCCTTTTTTGCTGATTCGTTTTCCTTTATTGAGTCATTTCGGCAAAAACGCTTTGTCTCGCGCGGCTTATTTTGCACCAGTCCAAGGAAAAGAAAAGATAGCTTATATGATTTATCAATTGAGCAATCTAGCCTTGTTCATAACTTCTTTTTTGCTTGAAATTAAGTTTGATTTTTCTGTTTACTTTTATGCTGGAGTGGCTATCTACCTGCTTGGTTTGGCTTTGTGTGCTATCAGTATGAGGGACTTCGCTAGACCAGATGAAAACGGTATGAATACAAAGGGGTTTTATCGCTATTCCCGTAATCCCATGTATGTAGCTTACCTTGTTTGTTTTTTGGGAATAGCTTTTTTGACCAAGTCAATGATTTTCATTTTGATTCTAGTCATGTTTCAGACTGCGGCCCACTGGTGTCTTGAAAAATTCGGGAAATCTTATCAAGAATATCAAGATAGGGTGCGGCGTTATATTTAG